The window GTCGACCGCAGTGCCGATCTCGAGCGAATCATCGAGCCGTTGGTCAAGGGCGGCTACTACCATGCCGGCCAGGTCTGCGTGTCGACGCAGCGCATCTACGTGCATGAGGAAATCGCCGACGCCTTCACCGAGCGACTGGTGGCGCGCGTCGCCAAGTTGCGCACGGGCGATCCCGTGCTGAAGGAGACCGAGGTCGGCCCGCTGATCCTGCCCAAGGAGGCCGACCGGGTCGCAAGCTGGATCGACGAAGCCGTCAAGGGCGGAGCCAAGCTCGCGCTCGGCGGCAAGCGGCTGTCCAAGACGACGCTGGAGCCGGCGGTGCTGCTCGATCCTGCCGCCGACGCCAAGGTCTCGCAGCTCGAGGTCTTCGGCCCGTTGGTCTGTGTCTATCGCTACAGCAAGCTCGACGAGGCCATCGCCCGGGCCAATTCGCTCAATGTCGCCTTCCAGGCCAGCGTCTTCGCGCAGGATATCGACGTTGCGCTGCGCGCCGCCGAGCGGCTCGATGCCTCGGCGGTGATGGTCAACGACCCGACCGCCTTCCGCACCGACTGGATGCCCTTCGCCGGACGCAAGGAGTCCGGCTACGGCACCGGTGGCATCCCCTACACCATGCGCGACATGACACAGGAGAAGATGATCCTGATGAACCGGCGCTGAGGCAGCCCTCAGCGCTTCAGCAGCAGCTTGACCTTCGCCAGCGCCGAAGCCTGCTCCTCATGGTAGTCGATCAGGCTGCGGAAGCGGCCTTCCGCGTCCATCAGATAGACCGAGGCGGTGTGGTCCATGGTGTAGCCATCCGTGGTCGGGAGCCGCTTGGCATAGGCCTTGTAGGCCTTCAGCGCCGCATCGACCTCGGCCTGCGTGCCGGAAAGCCCGACGATGCGCGGATCAAAGGATTGCAGGTAGAGCGCCAATTGCGCCGGCGTGTCGCGCTCGGGATCGACGGTGACGAACAGCACATTGAGCTTGTCCGCCTCGGCGCCGAGCTTGCCGAGCAGAGTGGTGAGCTCGAACAGCGTGGTCGGGCAGACCTCGGGGCAATGGGTGAAGCCGAAGAAGACCAGCGTCGGCTTGCCGAGATAATCGGCTTGCGTGACCTTGCGGCCGGTATGGTCGGTCGATGTGAAGGACCCGCCGACATCGGCCAGCGGGGTCGACACGGCGGCGCCGGAGCCCGGCCGGCCGGGCCCGTCGACGCGCCACCAGCCGAGCGTGATTGCGCCCACGACGAAAGCGACGAGGGCGATCGCGGCCCAGGCGCCGTAACGAATGATCTTGAGGATTGGCATGGCGCTATGTCTGGCCGCCGGCTTGCCCGGCGTCAACGCGACAAGATCGACCCGGTCGCCGTCGCCTGCTGCGGCTCATCGTCGCCACCGCCATAGGGATCGGCCAATGCGGCCTGGGGCGCACTGATCTCGACCTTACCGGCGACCATGGGCTGCATCCGCTCCGGCCCGATATTGCGCAGGAGCTTGCGGAAGCTCTGATGCATGCCGCCATCCATCAGCGCATAGCTCATCGCCGGCAGGCTGCCGGCGAGCTCGGCGATGCGGGCCTGATCGCGTTCGTTGCGGGCCGCGACCAGCGGCTCGACCTCGGGATCCGCCTGATAGGCCGGGCACGGCGCGCCGGGGACGAAAGCGGAGGCATCGCCCGCCGGATTGAAGACGTAGCGCCCACCGCAGGTCGCGAGCCTGGGCGGCTGGCGCGTCGCCTCGAAATGATCCGAGCCTTCCTTGAGATTGCGCCAGAAGGCGATGTTCGGATTGCTGCGATGGCGCGCCAGGTTCTCCGGCGTCATCCGGAAGGGGAAGGCCTGGACCTGGAAGCTGCGCTGCCCGCCGGCGAAGGCCTCGCGCGCCATCCCGTAGAGCTCGGTGACGCCGTCATCGGTCATGGCGTAACAGCCAGCCGAGGTGCAGGCGCCATGGATCATCAGGGCTGAGCCGGTATAGCCCTGCGCCTTCTCCAGCGCGTTCGGATAGCCGAGATTATAGGAGAGGTAGTACGCCGACTTCGGGTTCATCAGCTCAGGCGTCACCGTATAGAAGCCCTCCGGAGCCTGCCGGTCGCCCTCGCGCTTCTTCGGGCCGAGCTGGCCGGACCAGCGGCACATCGGGTAGGTCTTGAGCAGGGCATATTGGCCGGAGCGGTCACGCTTCCAGACTTCGAGCTCGCTCTCTTTCTTATAGAGGCGCACGACGATCGGGTCGGCCTGGCTCATGCCCTTGGCGGACATCTGCGAGACGAGTGCGGCCGGCAATGGCTGGTTGCCGCGACCATCACCTTCCATCCCGACACAGGACGACAGTGCAATGGCGGCGACGCCGAGCAGCGCGAAGCGCCGGAGACGCTGGAAAAGAGAGCGATCGGACATGGCTAAAATTATCGGCGTCTGGCGCTAACGACTCGTGAACGGGTTTGAACCCGCGCGACCCTGCAACCTCAGGCCGGTCGAGGTTCAATTGACGTTTTCGTGAACGGCCTTCCCGGGATCGCCCGCCCTCGCCGCTTGAAGCTCAGGTGGCTTCAGGTCGCAGAAGGGTGGCGAAAGGGGAATCACGCCATGCTCGACCGCCGCTTTGTCATCCAATCGCTCACCCTCGGCCTCGCCGGCTCGCTCTCCGTGCCGGCTCTCGCCCAGGCGCCGACCGCCCTGCTCGACCCCGGCCCGCTGCCGGAACAGGTCTTCGGCGCGGCGGAAGCGCCGGTGACGGTGATCGAATACGCCTCGCTCACCTGCCATCATTGCATGAACTTCCACATGAAGACCTGGCCAGAGCTCAAGGCGAAATATGTCGACACCGGCAAGGTGCGCTTCATCATCCGCGAATTCCCGCTCGACCCGCTGGCGATGGCCGGCTTCATGCTCGCCCGCTGCGCCGGCGAGGACAAATGGTATCCGGTCGTCGACATGTTCTACCGGACGCAGGAAGGCTGGGCCCATTCCGACAAGCCGCTGGACGGGCTGACCCAGGCGATGCGCCAGGCCGGCATGGGCAAGGATGGCGTCGAGGCCTGCCTGAAGCGCGAGGACATCTATCAGGGCATCAGGCAGGTCTCCGAGCGCGCAAAAGGCTTCGGCGTCGAGTCGACACCGACGTTCTTCGTCAACGGCAAGAAGGAGGTCGGCGCGCTCTCGCTCGCGCAGTTCGACGCGATCCTGGCGCCGCTGCTGGCCGGGCGCTGACCCCACCATGACGAGATCGCGAAACGCCGCGCTCGCGGCCTCCCTGACAGCATTGGCGATCCTGTTCTACGCCGTCACCGTCGTGCGGATGCGCGAGAGCGAGGATCGCCGGCACCTGAACGATCCAAAGGCGCATTCGGCGCCGGCAGAACCTGTCGGCCCGAAGCCCTGAAGCGTCAGGCCGAGCGGCCGATCGCGCGCTTGGCCGTCTCGACCGCGCCGGAGCACTGCGGCGCGATCTCGACCAGCACGACATCCGGGCTCGCCATCCCGGTCCAGAAGCGAACGACCTGGACGGCGGCCCAGCCCGGATTCTCACCGACGCGCGAGACGATTGCCGGTGTCGCGCTGCGAGCGCAGGCGACGACCTTCTCGGCGCTGTCGCGCGGGATGCCGAGGGTCGAGAGCTGGCTGGTGATGGCCCCCTGGATCGGATCGAGGATGAGGAGCGAGACCAGGGCGGCGATGAACGATTCCATGGGTCGGCTTTCAGCTGTGCCTGTGTCGGAATTGCGGTGACTAGAGGCGCTGCTCGTGACCATCGGTCCGGCGGATCGCCTCGTCCTCGATCTGGATCGTGGTGTGCTTCAAACCGAACTCTTCGGCGAGCAGCCGGTTGGCCGCGACGAGCGTCTCCCGAGCCTGCGCCATGTCGGCAACGACAATATGCGCGCTCATCGCATCGAGGCCCGATGTCAGCGTCCAGACATGCAGGTCATGGACGGCGCTGACGCCGGGCAGCGCCAGCAGCGATTTCTCCAAGAGGGCGATATCGACCTCCGGCGGCGTGCCTTCCATCAGGATATGGACCGCCTGCTTCAGCAGTATCCAGGTCCGCGGCACGATGAACAGGCCGATGCCGGCGCCGACGATCGGGTCGGCGAGCGTCCAGCCGGTCGCCATAACAATCACGGCCGCGATGATGACGCCGAGCGAGCCGAGCATGTCGCTCAGCACCTCGAAATAGGCGCCCTTGACGTTGAGGCTCTCGGAGGAACCGCCGGCGAGCAGCTTCATGCTGATCAGGTTGACGATCAGCCCGACGACCGCGACGGCGAGCATCGGCCCGCCAAGGATGGGCGGCGGGTTCTGGAAGCGCTCATAGGCCTCGTAGAGGATGTAGAGCGTCAGCAGCAGCAGGACGACGGCGTTGGCGAGCGCCGACAATATCTCCATGCGGACATAGCCATAGGTTCGCTGCGGCGTCGCCGGCTTCTCGGCGAAGCGGATCGCGACCAGTGCCAAAGCAAGACCGCCGGCATCGGTCAGCATGTGCGCCGCGTCGGCCAGCAGCGCGAGACTGCCGGTCCACAGGCCGCCGATCGCCTCGGCGAGCATGAAGGCGAAGGTCAGGCCGAAGGCCATGGCGAGCCGTGACTTGTGCCGGCCCGCCGCTGTGCCGGCGCTGCCGCCATGCGAATGTCCAGCACCCATTACGATGCTCCGTTCATGTGGGGGCTCGGTCCGGCGTTCGGTTCATGACCGGCAGGGTCGCCAGAAGCATCAGCACCACGCCGAAGGTCAGCGCGATGTCGGCGCCGTTGAAGGTCGGCCAATGCCAGTCACCCCAATGCAGGTCGAGGAAATCGGTGACCGCGCCCTGACGCCAGCGATCGAGCGCATTGCCGAAGGCAC is drawn from Bosea sp. Tri-49 and contains these coding sequences:
- a CDS encoding SCO family protein, which translates into the protein MPILKIIRYGAWAAIALVAFVVGAITLGWWRVDGPGRPGSGAAVSTPLADVGGSFTSTDHTGRKVTQADYLGKPTLVFFGFTHCPEVCPTTLFELTTLLGKLGAEADKLNVLFVTVDPERDTPAQLALYLQSFDPRIVGLSGTQAEVDAALKAYKAYAKRLPTTDGYTMDHTASVYLMDAEGRFRSLIDYHEEQASALAKVKLLLKR
- a CDS encoding L,D-transpeptidase family protein is translated as MSDRSLFQRLRRFALLGVAAIALSSCVGMEGDGRGNQPLPAALVSQMSAKGMSQADPIVVRLYKKESELEVWKRDRSGQYALLKTYPMCRWSGQLGPKKREGDRQAPEGFYTVTPELMNPKSAYYLSYNLGYPNALEKAQGYTGSALMIHGACTSAGCYAMTDDGVTELYGMAREAFAGGQRSFQVQAFPFRMTPENLARHRSNPNIAFWRNLKEGSDHFEATRQPPRLATCGGRYVFNPAGDASAFVPGAPCPAYQADPEVEPLVAARNERDQARIAELAGSLPAMSYALMDGGMHQSFRKLLRNIGPERMQPMVAGKVEISAPQAALADPYGGGDDEPQQATATGSILSR
- a CDS encoding DsbA family protein, translated to MLDRRFVIQSLTLGLAGSLSVPALAQAPTALLDPGPLPEQVFGAAEAPVTVIEYASLTCHHCMNFHMKTWPELKAKYVDTGKVRFIIREFPLDPLAMAGFMLARCAGEDKWYPVVDMFYRTQEGWAHSDKPLDGLTQAMRQAGMGKDGVEACLKREDIYQGIRQVSERAKGFGVESTPTFFVNGKKEVGALSLAQFDAILAPLLAGR
- a CDS encoding cation diffusion facilitator family transporter, with product MGAGHSHGGSAGTAAGRHKSRLAMAFGLTFAFMLAEAIGGLWTGSLALLADAAHMLTDAGGLALALVAIRFAEKPATPQRTYGYVRMEILSALANAVVLLLLTLYILYEAYERFQNPPPILGGPMLAVAVVGLIVNLISMKLLAGGSSESLNVKGAYFEVLSDMLGSLGVIIAAVIVMATGWTLADPIVGAGIGLFIVPRTWILLKQAVHILMEGTPPEVDIALLEKSLLALPGVSAVHDLHVWTLTSGLDAMSAHIVVADMAQARETLVAANRLLAEEFGLKHTTIQIEDEAIRRTDGHEQRL